Proteins co-encoded in one Saccharomyces mikatae IFO 1815 strain IFO1815 genome assembly, chromosome: 14 genomic window:
- the SMKI14G2610 gene encoding uncharacterized protein (similar to Saccharomyces cerevisiae PRM5 (YIL117C) and YNL058C; ancestral locus Anc_2.250), whose translation MAGKNFIPSISLVKRDLPKLVTTTASSATVSKSTSNVVSRTSFKSLPSLSSSVSSWKTSSSSLIVPTITPPSTLGNPFILNSANKLNGTVYIAVGAVIGAVFFSILVWWLVSNYLARRSSIVPSYAKSSKNFYKGHHKHSSSLQSNPFDINDEKSYMQDDWDSMSNLESNHYDDTVSPFNPIQDPFADNRKNLFISPTLQVSQYEKSHSRQQSRDTNIFIDDLSLYAGTYLEEEEEEEEEKRLNMNRPQRAASPERKEKKINSMEGYHKRNQSSLGLIPVASATSNTSSPKKAHKRQAPSMFLDDVLNGREII comes from the coding sequence ATGGCAGGAAAGAACTTTATCCCTTCTATTTCACTAGTTAAGAGAGATCTTCCTAAATTAGTCACCACTACGGCTAGTTCAGCCACTGTATCAAAATCCACGTCAAATGTGGTGTCCCGAACGAGTTTTAAGTCTCTGCCATCATTGTCTTCCTCGGTTTCTAGTTGGAAGACATCGTCCTCATCATTAATTGTTCCAACCATAACACCCCCATCCACATTAGGTAATCCATTCATACTAAATTCTGCTAATAAATTAAATGGTACTGTATATATTGCGGTGGGTGCCGTCATAGGTGCggttttttttagtatCCTCGTATGGTGGCTAGTGTCCAATTATTTAGCTCGCCGTTCTTCAATAGTTCCTTCTTATGCAAAGAGTAGTAAGAATTTTTACAAGGGCCATCACAAGCATAGTTCTTCTTTGCAAAGTAACCCATTTGACATCAATGACGAAAAGAGCTATATGCAAGATGATTGGGATTCCATGAGTAATTTGGAGTCAAACCACTATGATGATACTGTCTCACCATTCAATCCAATTCAAGATCCGTTTGCAGATAACAGAAAGAACTTATTTATATCGCCTACTTTACAAGTGTCGcaatatgaaaaaagtcATAGCCGTCAACAATCAAGAGAtacaaatatttttattgatgatCTATCATTATATGCGGGCACCTAcctggaagaagaagaagaagaagaagaagagaaacgTTTGAATATGAATAGGCCACAAAGAGCTGCATCACCAGAaaggaaggaaaagaaaattaacTCAATGGAAGGTTACCATAAGAGAAATCAATCTTCCTTGGGCCTAATACCAGTCGCTTCTGCTACATCGAATACTAGTTCCCCTAAAAAAGCTCATAAGAGACAGGCACCATCTATGTTTTTGGATGACGTCTTGAATGGCAGAGAAATAATATAG
- the OCA2 gene encoding Oca2p (similar to Saccharomyces cerevisiae OCA2 (YNL056W); ancestral locus Anc_2.251), translated as MKYIPPLNFSPVVSTDVSLYRSGYPMPLNYSFIKHQLHLKTIIYIGDKDTPLEEYQNFLKLEKIKYYHIFMDSSRDEGIQERMNQVLNLVLDVRNYPILVHSNKGKHRVGVVVGIIRKLLQGWSTAGIYQEYGLFSGGMKDGVDLEFITMFETNLKIPRNIIPGFAKHCLYLNELEAVEGSENESGSESILTAKQSL; from the coding sequence ATGAAATATATACCGccattaaatttttcaccgGTGGTGAGCACTGATGTGTCACTATACCGGTCAGGGTATCCGATGCCGTTGAACTATAGTTTCATCAAGCATCAGTTACACTTGAAGACAATCATATATATTGGTGATAAAGACACTCCTCTCGAAGAATACCAGAACTTCTTGAAGCTGGAGAAGATAAAGTATTATCACATATTTATGGATTCCAGCCGAGATGAGGGCATTCAGGAAAGGATGAACCAAGTATTGAACTTGGTGCTAGATGTCAGAAACTACCCCATCCTGGTACATTCCAATAAGGGGAAACACCGCGTTGGTGTAGTGGTGGGAATCATAAGGAAGTTGCTGCAAGGATGGTCCACCGCAGGTATATATCAAGAGTACGGTTTATTTTCTGGAGGGATGAAGGATGGGGTAGATTTGGAGTTTATCACAATGTTTGAAACTAATCTGAAAATACCGAGAAATATAATTCCTGGTTTTGCTAAACATTGCTTGTATTTAAATGAGCTGGAGGCTGTGGAAGGAAGTGAAAATGAGTCAGGTAGTGAATCCATACTTACTGCTAAGCAATCACTATGA
- the POR1 gene encoding porin POR1 (similar to Saccharomyces cerevisiae POR2 (YIL114C) and POR1 (YNL055C); ancestral locus Anc_2.254), which translates to MSPPLYSDISRNINDLLNKDFYHATPAAFDVQTTTANGIKFSLKARQPVKDGPLSTNVEAKLNDKQTGLGLTQGWSNTNNLKTKLEFANLTPGLKNELITSLTPGVAKSAVLNTTFTQPFFTARGAFDLCLKSPTFVGDLTMAHEGVVGGAEFGYDISAGSISRYAMALSYFAKDYSLGATLNNEQITTVDFFQNVNAFLQVGAKATMNCKLPNSNVNIEFATRYLPDASSQVKAKVSDSGIVTLAYKQLLRPGVTLGVGSSFDALKLSEPVHKLGWSLSFDA; encoded by the coding sequence ATGTCTCCCCCACTCTACAGCGATATCTCCAGAAATATTAACGATCTATTAAACAAGGATTTCTATCATGCTACTCCTGCTGCTTTTGATGTGCAAACAACTACCGCCAATGGCATTAAATTCTCATTGAAAGCTAGACAACCAGTTAAGGACGGTCCATTGTCCACTAATGTGGAAGCTAAGTTGAACGACAAGCAAACCGGCTTGGGCTTGACTCAAGGCTGGTCTAACACGAATAACTTGAAAACCAAGTTAGAGTTTGCCAACTTGACTCCTGGTTTAAAGAATGAATTGATTACTTCCTTGACTCCAGGCGTGGCCAAGTCAGCAGTGCTGAATACTACCTTCACACAGCCTTTCTTCACCGCAAGAGGTGCCTTCGACTTGTGTTTGAAGTCTCCAACTTTTGTTGGTGATCTAACTATGGCCCACGAAGGAGTTGTTGGTGGTGCTGAGTTTGGTTACGATATCAGTGCTGGTTCCATCTCTCGTTATGCAATGGCTCTAAGTTACTTTGCCAAGGACTACTCCTTGGGCGCTACTTTGAACAACGAGCAAATAACTACAGTGGACTTTTTCCAAAACGTCAATGCTTTTCTACAAGTGGGTGCCAAAGCCACCATGAACTGCAAATTACCTAACTCCAATGTCAACATTGAATTTGCCACTAGATACTTGCCCGATGCATCTTCCCAAGTCAAGGCCAAGGTATCCGATTCTGGTATTGTAACTTTGGCTTACAAGCAATTGTTGAGACCTGGTGTCACTTTGGGTGTCGGTTCCTCTTTCGACGCTTTGAAGTTATCTGAGCCGGTTCACAAGCTAGGGTGGTCTTTATCCTTCGACGCTTGA
- the VAC7 gene encoding Vac7p (similar to Saccharomyces cerevisiae VAC7 (YNL054W); ancestral locus Anc_2.255), which yields MTEEDRKLTVETETVEAPVVNDLLLSNNSNSNSNTVAISNPIIPSASISASPLHREIKDDSGSIAITTNNVLEHNLPTIDNNLMDSDATSHNQDHWHSDINRAGTSMSTSDIPTDLHLEHNPSVPSSNSNSNNGLINHNPLSSHLSNATSSLRNKKSSLLVTSNPAFASDIELSKKKIPLVSNNMPTSNIALYQTARSANIHGPSSASAAKAFRKASAFSNNTAPSTSNNISSDTSPAPLLPLPSLSQQNKSKIIERPPMHVTNSREILLGENLLDDTKTKSAVANSTTHDSDPIANGDSRIPNHPNTDDKENSDRVKKTKNNDSVNSERNDNINRASTAHTKTVPSTASKSTTENTQDLNNNISSNSSNNYSKNKKKVVNNNSNNASNKVNSDVKKVNADSSTSTSNNSTTNDDSHDSNSEKPTKADFFAARLATAVGENEISDSEETFVYESAANSTKNLIYPDSSNQQQSQQQQQQQQQQQQQQQSHGITSKMSAPLLNNNKKLLSRLKNSRHISTGAILNNSIASMNPNSSLNSNMALNNNNMTSGHNHLDELSSVIQVQPHQLQQQQQSTDVQSVDSYTSDNPECHIIPKSPDKRSSLVSLPKVSPHLLSSTSSNGNTISCPNVATNSQELESNNDISTKKSLSNSTLRHSSTNRNSNYGDNKRPLRTTVSKIFDSNPNGAPLRRYSGVPDHVNLEDYIEQSHNYPTMPNSVKKEEFYNNRNSKFPHGLNFYNDHDVIEEENNNDSINPNRPQHTNLQHEFIPEDNESDENDIHSMFYYNHKNDLETKPLISDYGEDEDVDDYDRQNGTFNSYYGSASNTHELPLHGRMPSRSNNDYYDFMVSNNTNNDNQVNQYTPLKTKRVHRHLSRANNSIMNGSIHMNGNDDVAHPNINNNDIVGYSPHNFYSRKSPFGKVKSFLYLAFVISSLLMTGFILGFLLATNKELQDVDVVVMDNVISSSDELIFDITVSAFNPGFFSISVSQVDLDIFAKSSFLKCDPNGDCTVVEQERRILQMTTNPSLVEESAKSDVSGGNIETVLLGTVNSLETPLKFQGGAFNRNYDVSVSSVKLLNPGSREAKHENDDDDDDNNGSDESNVNDKQHESKTSVTKDKENDTSKWKLLIKHEYELIVRGSMKYEVPFFNTQKSTAIQKDSMVHPGKK from the coding sequence ATGACTGAAGAAGATAGAAAACTCACTGTGGAGACTGAAACAGTTGAGGCACCTGTGGTGAATGATCTTCTATTgtctaataatagtaatagtaACAGTAATACTGTAGCAATTTCTAACCCTATTATTCCCTCCGCTTCCATATCCGCATCTCCGCTCCACAGGGAAATAAAGGATGATTCTGGCAGTATTGCTATTACTACCAACAACGTTTTGGAGCATAATTTGCCGACTATAGATAACAATTTGATGGATTCCGATGCCACGTCACATAATCAAGATCATTGGCACTCGGACATAAATAGAGCAGGAACTTCGATGTCAACAAGCGATATTCCGACGGATTTACATTTGGAACATAACCCTTCTGTTCCATCGAGTAACAGTAATAGTAACAATGGCTTAATTAATCATAATCCTTTGTCATCCCATCTTTCCAACGCGACATCTTCTTTAcgaaacaagaaaagctCTTTGTTAGTGACATCTAATCCTGCGTTTGCCTCAGACATTGAACTatcgaagaagaagattccTCTCGTCTCCAATAATATGCCTACAAGCAACATTGCGCTTTATCAAACAGCAAGATCGGCAAACATACATGGCCCATCTTCCGCATCGGCGGCCAAAGCCTTTAGAAAGGCTTCAGCCTTCTCGAATAACACGGCACCCAGCACGAGTAATAACATTAGTTCAGACACATCACCCGCTCCTCTCTTACCGCTTCCTTCACTTTCTCAACAAAATAAGTCGAAAATAATAGAAAGGCCCCCAATGCACGTCACTAATTCGAGGGAAATACTGTTAGGGGAAAATCTGTTAGATGATACGAAAACTAAGAGCGCTGTCGCGAATTCAACTACTCATGATAGCGACCCAATAGCTAATGGTGATTCACGCATACCGAACCACCCAAACAcagatgataaagaaaacagtGATAGGGTtaagaaaactaaaaacaATGATAGCGTTAATAGTGAACGTAATGACAATATTAATAGAGCATCCACAGCACACACTAAAACTGTACCCTCAACTGCTTCGAAGTCCACTACTGAGAATACGCAGGACcttaataataatatttccAGCAACAGTAGTAACAACTACAgtaagaataaaaaaaaggtcGTTAACAATAACAGTAATAATGCATCGAATAAAGTAAACAGCGATGTCAAGAAGGTCAACGCCGACTCAAGCACTTCCACTTCCAACAACAGTACAACAAATGACGATTCGCATGATAGTAATTCCGAAAAACCAACAAAGGCAGACTTTTTCGCTGCGAGACTGGCAACAGCAGTAggtgaaaatgaaattagTGATTCGGAAGAAACTTTTGTGTATGAATCTGCAGCTAATTCGACTAAGAATCTAATTTACCCCGATTCTTCCAACCAGCAGCAGtcacaacaacaacagcagcagcagcagcagcagcagcagcagcagcaaaGCCATGGTATAACTTCTAAGATGAGTGCTCCATTGttaaacaataataaaaaactaTTAAGTCGGCTGAAAAACTCGAGGCATATAAGTACAGGTGCTATACTGAATAACTCAATTGCGAGTATGAATCCTAATTCAAGCTTAAATTCTAATATGGCTctgaataataacaatatgACGTCGGGCCACAATCATTTAGACGAATTGAGTAGCGTAATCCAGGTCCAACCGCATCAAttacaacaacagcaacaatcAACGGATGTTCAATCGGTAGATTCATATACTTCTGATAATCCAGAATGCCATATTATTCCCAAGTCACCTGATAAGAGATCAAGCCTAGTGTCCTTGCCCAAAGTTTCTCCACACTTGCTTTCATCTACATCAAGCAATGGTAATACAATATCATGTCCTAATGTGGCAACAAATTCACAGGAATTGGAATCAAATAATGATATCTCAACCAAAAAGTCGCTTTCTAATTCCACTTTGAGACATTCTTCCACCAATAGAAATTCGAATTATGGTGACAACAAAAGGCCACTTAGAACAACGGTCTCAAAGATATTTGATTCGAATCCAAATGGAGCACCTTTACGAAGATATTCAGGGGTACCAGACCACGTTAATTTGGAAGATTACATTGAACAGTCACATAACTATCCAACAATGCCAAATAGTgtaaaaaaggaagaatttTACAACAATAGGAATAGCAAGTTTCCTCATGGGTTAAACTTTTATAACGATCACGACGTTATTGAAGAGGAGAATAATAATGACTCTATAAACCCAAATCGACCGCAACATACCAACCTTCAGCACGAGTTTATTCCAGAGGATAACGAGAGTGATGAGAACGATATTCATTCCATGTTCTACTACAATCATAAGAACGATTTAGAGACGAAGCCTTTGATATCCGATTatggtgaagatgaagatgtagACGATTATGATCGTCAAAATGGTACTTTTAATAGTTATTATGGCTCGGCATCTAACACTCACGAACTTCCATTGCATGGCAGAATGCCATCAAGATCAAATAACGATTATTACGATTTTATGGTCAGTAACAATacaaataatgataatcaAGTAAATCAATATACTCCACTTAAAACAAAACGTGTTCATAGACACCTTTCAAGAGCAAATAATAGCATAATGAATGGTAGCATCCATATGAATGGCAACGATGATGTTGCGCATCCtaatatcaataataacGATATCGTTGGTTATTCTCCGCACAACTTTTATTCAAGAAAGTCACCTTTTGGGAAAGTTAAGAGTTTCCTCTATCTTGCATTTGTGATATCATCACTGTTGATGACAGGATTTATTCTGGGATTTTTGTTGGCCACAAATAAAGAGTTACAAGACGTAGACGTGGTAGTAATGGATAATGTCATTTCAAGTTCAGATGAACTAATCTTTGATATCACAGTAAGTGCTTTCAATCCTGGCTTTTTTAGTATAAGCGTTTCCCAAGTTGATTTGGatatttttgcaaaaagtTCATTCTTAAAGTGTGATCCTAATGGTGATTGTACCGTGGTGGAGCAAGAACGGAGAATTTTGCAAATGACAACAAACCCTTCGCTAGTAGAAGAGAGTGCTAAAAGTGATGTTAGTGGTGGGAACATAGAGACCGTATTACTAGGAACCGTTAACAGTCTAGAAACGCCATTAAAGTTCCAGGGTGGTGCTTTCAATAGGAACTACGATGTGTCAGTTTCAAGCGTCAAGCTTTTAAATCCTGGGTCTCGTGAAGCCAAACATGAaaatgacgatgacgacgatgataataacgGCAGCGATGAAAGTAATGTCAATGACAAACAACACGAAAGTAAAACAAGTGTTACAAAAGACAAAGAGAACGATACTAGCAAATGGAAGCTACTGATCAAACATGAATATGAATTGATAGTTCGTGGGAGTATGAAGTACGAGGTACCCTTCTTCAATACACAAAAATCTACGGCTATTCAAAAGGATTCCATGGTCCATCCTGGTAAGAAGTGA
- the MSG5 gene encoding tyrosine/serine/threonine protein phosphatase MSG5 (similar to Saccharomyces cerevisiae SDP1 (YIL113W) and MSG5 (YNL053W); ancestral locus Anc_2.256): protein MQFHSDKQRLDSTSDIDFKPNSPRSLQNRNTKNLSLDIATLHPLMEFSLPNQDVPDSVNFTSPTPLNPYMKSKPTELEKGPLKVSSRPTLPSLPKRRSEASIYTLPVSLKNRAVSPNLYTRSSTMSSINKLSSSSPLSSFSEKPHLNRVHSLSVKTKDLKSKGIRGRSQTISGLETSTPISSICEGTLVNPDMNRFSNQKNMQTTLIFPEEESDLNIDMVHTEIYQRTVYIDGPLLVIPPNLYLYSEPKLEDILSFDLVINVAKEIPNLEFLIPPEMAHKIQYYHIEWTHTSKIVNDLSRLTHIMHTARLQGKKVLVHCQCGVSRSASLIVAYIMRYYGLNLNDAYNKLKAVAKDISPNMGLIFQLMEWGTMLSKNSTDEGEIVNMSEENNVSNNENSSSTTMSYSSASFRSYPIVMNLSSSPNDSSVNSSEVTPRTPATLTGERTTLAAEHGDEHEHRKTLSETTDALNASVDNESISTTSDQIMFLP from the coding sequence ATGCAATTTCACTCGGATAAACAGCGTTTGGACAGTACAAGTGACATAGATTTCAAGCCAAACTCACCCCGTTCCTTACAAAATaggaatacaaaaaatttatcTCTAGATATAGCGACGCTTCATCCTCTAATGGAATTCTCATTGCCAAACCAGGATGTACCTGATTCAGTAAACTTCACATCGCCGACGCCTTTGAATCCATACATGAAGTCCAAACCTACCGAGTTGGAGAAAGGTCCACTAAAAGTAAGTTCAAGACCAACACTACCGTCGCTGCCCAAGAGGCGAAGCGAGGCGTCTATATACACACTACCAGTATCTCTGAAGAACCGGGCCGTTTCTCCAAATTTGTATACAAGGTCATCTACGATGTCATCAATCAACAAGctctcatcatcatcaccattatcatcattttcagaaaaaCCCCATCTGAATAGAGTCCATTCGTTATCCGTTAAGACCAAAGATTTGAAGTCGAAGGGGATCAGAGGCCGGTCTCAAACTATTTCCGGATTAGAGACATCTACGCCAATCTCCAGTATCTGTGAAGGTACTTTAGTCAATCCCGATATGAATAGGTTCTctaaccaaaaaaatatgcaaACAACATTAATTTTTCCCGAAGAGGAGTCAGATTTGAATATCGATATGGTGCATACAGAGATCTATCAACGAACAGTTTATATAGACGGACCATTACTGGTGATACCACCTAATTTGTACCTATATTCAGAACCCAAACTAGAAGACATTTTATCGTTCGATTTGGTTATTAATGTTGCTAAAGAAATACCGAACTTGGAATTTTTAATACCGCCGGAAATGGCGCATAAAATACAATACTATCACATCGAATGGACACATACTTCCAAGATTGTCAACGACTTATCTCGATTGACACACATTATGCATACTGCTCGTTTGCAAGGCAAGAAAGTACTGGTACACTGTCAGTGTGGAGTATCAAGATCAGCATCATTGATTGTAGCGTATATCATGCGATATTATGGCTTGAATTTGAATGACGCATACAATAAACTCAAGGCTGTCGCCAAGGATATAAGTCCAAATATGGGGCTCATCTTCCAACTTATGGAATGGGGAACAATGTTATCCAAGAACTCTACGGACGAAGGGGAGATTGTTAATATgtctgaagaaaataacgTTAGCAATAACGAAAATTCCTCCTCCACTACAATGTCCTACTCTTCTGCATCATTTAGAAGTTATCCTATTGTAATGAATCTTTCGTCGTCGCCAAACGATAGTTCTGTCAATTCTTCGGAGGTGACACCAAGGACTCCTGCTACTTTGACTGGAGAGAGGACCACATTGGCCGCAGAACATGGTGACGAACATGAGCACCGTAAAACGCTGTCTGAAACCACAGACGCACTGAACGCTTCTGTCGACAATGAATCCATATCCACAACCTCGGACCAGATCATGTTTCTTCCCTAA